The proteins below are encoded in one region of Pseudomonadota bacterium:
- a CDS encoding zinc transporter ZntB: MDDNIIFAYSFDGKGGATPITGENIVAETKSKKLSWVHLDANQPETRQWIKKEVSYLDSLTIEALLAEETRPRMTQIDDGVILILRGVNLNENSDPEDMVSIRLWIDKHRIISVRKRKLKAVLDIEEKIKAGKGPKDAGHFICMLVARLFERMEPVLTELDDSTDDIEEKVLENADAALRGSIIDVRKKAIVFRRYMAPQRDAVGQLRMSDVNWLNDTDKRHLQESYNHITRYVEDLDAIRERAQIVKDELANILSDRLNKNMYVLSVIAAIFLPLGFLTGLLGINVGGIPGAENNSAFMMFSGMLLALVITQVAIFKKLKWF, encoded by the coding sequence ATGGACGATAACATTATTTTTGCTTATAGCTTTGACGGTAAGGGCGGTGCTACTCCCATTACGGGTGAGAACATAGTAGCGGAAACAAAAAGTAAAAAGCTGTCATGGGTTCATCTTGACGCAAATCAGCCTGAAACCAGACAATGGATAAAAAAAGAGGTATCATACCTTGACAGCCTCACTATCGAAGCGTTACTTGCCGAAGAGACAAGACCTCGCATGACGCAGATAGATGACGGGGTTATACTTATCTTACGAGGAGTTAACCTGAATGAAAACTCCGACCCCGAAGATATGGTGTCTATCCGCCTATGGATAGACAAACACCGTATTATATCTGTCAGGAAACGTAAGCTTAAAGCGGTTTTAGACATTGAAGAAAAGATAAAAGCCGGAAAAGGACCAAAAGATGCCGGTCATTTTATATGTATGCTGGTTGCACGCTTATTTGAAAGAATGGAACCTGTTTTAACGGAACTTGACGATTCTACCGATGATATTGAAGAGAAAGTTTTAGAAAATGCCGATGCGGCATTACGCGGGTCAATAATTGACGTTCGCAAAAAAGCTATAGTATTTCGTCGCTATATGGCTCCGCAACGTGACGCTGTCGGTCAGTTGCGTATGAGCGACGTTAACTGGCTAAACGATACCGACAAAAGGCATTTACAGGAATCATATAACCACATAACCCGTTATGTGGAAGATTTGGACGCAATACGTGAACGTGCGCAGATAGTAAAAGACGAACTGGCTAATATCCTGTCGGACAGGCTTAACAAGAATATGTATGTTTTGTCTGTAATTGCGGCTATTTTCCTTCCTTTAGGATTTTTAACCGGTTTGTTGGGTATCAATGTCGGAGGCATACCGGGTGCGGAAAACAACTCGGCATTTATGATGTTTTCGGGAATGCTATTAGCATTGGTTATCACTCAGGTTGCTATATTTAAAAAATTAAAATGGTTTTAA